The genome window GTCTACGACAAAAACGGTAACTTTTTATTTTACGGACGCATAGGCGCGATTTTGCCGTTTCAAAGCGAGGATCAGTTTAAATTTTACGGTAAAATCCAAACCCAAAGCGGGCTAAAAAACTACGAGATCTCAAAACAAAGCGCAAGCCGCTTTCCGCTTAAATTTAGCGACGAAAACGTAAGGGCGCTGGCGTCGTCGCTGCTCGGGCAAAGCTACGGCTGGGGCGGATTCGGCGGCAAGCGCGACTGCTCGCTGTTTTTGCAGGATTTCCTCGGTAGCTTTGGCGTGTGGCTACCCAGAAACTCAAAGGCGCAAGGCCAAATCGGCAAGGTCGTGAGCTTAGCAAATTTAAGCGCGGAAGAAAAACTACGCGTCATAAAAACGCAAGCCGTGCCGTATAGAACGCTATTTCACATGAACGGGCACATCATGCTCTACGCGGGTCTGCGCGGCGACGAACCGCTCGCCGTGCACGACGTCTGGGGCATCCGCACGAAAGATAACGGCAGAGCCATGATCGGCGGCGTGGCGATCACGACGCTAAAAATCGGCTCGGACGTAGCGGGAATCGATCCAAAACGCTTGCTGGTCTCGCGGATAAATTCGATGAATACCTTTGAGGTTGCTAGCGGCGAGGAGGCGTCGCGCGCGAAAAAATCGGCGATCGAAAAAGCCTACGGCGTGAAAATCGTCGGCAACGAGGTGATTTTTGCAGACGGCGCTAAGATCAAATTTGACGACGGCGAGGCAAAGGACACGGCGCATCTGCTAAATCTAGCCGACGTCGAGGATACTTTTGCGCAGCCTTATCTGCTCTTTAAGCCTTTGGCTCTACCTAGCAATGACGCGGGCAGATACCGAAACTACGAGCTTTTAGATAAAATTTACGGCGCGAGCGAGGCGGAAGTGAAGGCAAATTTAACCGACGTCGTTTGGCTAAAAAATCACGGCGGCAAAACGTTTAAATTTAACTCTAAAAACGGCGCGGCAGCGGCTCTGCAAGCCGTCTCAAACGAGCTTGACGCGCTAGCCCTGCAAAAGCCCGAGCTGCTAAAATTTCTTGACAATCCGTCGGGTACGTTTAACTGGCGCGTGATCGAGGGCACCAAGCGCAAGAGCACGCACTCCTACGGCATCGCGATCGACATAAATACCGACAAGAGCGACTACTGGCGCTGGAGTAAGGACGGTAGCTACCGCAATCAAATCCCTGAGGAGATCGTGCGCGTTTTTGAAAAACACGGCTTCATCTGGGGCGGGCGCTGGGTTAGCTTTGATACGATGCACTTCGAGTATAGACCGGAATTTGGGCATCTAAGATAAATTTGACAGCGGTTTTAACGATAAATTTGGGCAAATTGGGCCCCAATTTATCGTTATGTTTTGGCTAGCAGTTAGGCGTCACTGTTTTTGTCGTCCGTTAAAATTTGGGTTCTAGCTGGCAATAGGCGGTTTGTAAATTTTAAATTTAATGCTAGCCTTACAGTAGCTCGCGTGTCAATTTTTTAGTTTAAGCAAATTTGACGAATTTGAGATTTTTTAAATTTCAAGCGGCAAAATTTCCAAAATCGCGCTAGAAATTTGATATGCCCAAATTTATGACGGTGTTTACGCCGCTCGCCATCAACCTGATTCTAGCTACTTAATTTTACCGCCTTATATTACCGCGATCTCGATGCTTTTACTTATAAACGCCCTTTGCAGCTTGCTTTCAAACATCCGCTTGATCCCGCTTCCAAATACGCAGTTACCCTTTTGCCAGGGGCGGCAGATCACGTTTCCTTCTTCGCCAGGGCTTAGGCAGACGCAGTTAAAATAACTCTTATCCGAAGCATTGTCCGAGACAAGGTAAACAAGCCCTCCATCGGGGATAAAATTTCCCTCCTCCAGCCCGCGCGGCGTGGACATTATCTTTATCGCCGCTCCGGCGTAAAATTTCGCGCCGTCCTTTATATCTTTAACGTTTATCCATTTGGCCATTTTGCGCTTCTTTTTCTAAATTTAGCTCCGCAAGCGCGCTCTCGCCGACGATGCGAACGCCTAGATTTTTTAGCGCCGCTGCGGTTAATCCGTCGCCGCTAACGAGCCGTCCCGTGAAGCTTCCGTCATATATCCCGCCGCTTCCGCAGCTTGGACTTCGCTCTTTTAAAATAGCGATTTTACAGCCGTTTTTGCTAGCGATATCGGCGCAAATTCGCGCACCTAAAAGAAACTCTCGAGTCACGTCGCGGCCGCTAAATTTGGTTAAAACCCGCCCGTTTGAGCAAATTTCGGCAGGTTCGCGCGGGGTCGTTAGTCCGCCCAGATACTCCGGGCAAACGGCGATTAGCTCGTAAATTTGCCTAAGTTTGGCAAGCTTGCCCACGCAAATCGCGTCTGCGTTATTGCCGCCGTTATATTTACAGTTTTCGCCGAGCAAACAGGCGCTGATTAAAATTTTGGGTTTATTTTTCATCGTTGGTTCCAAATTTAATAGTCCGGCAAGCGTTATTTCTGCTTAAATTTATTAACGCTTCGGACGACAAATTTAAATGCATTCGTCAAATTTAGCCGAATTTGAGCCGACCCGCACAAATGCAAAGCCGGCCCGAAACGTCAAATTTTAGCCTAAAGCCCGGCCTCTTTTTTAATCTTATCTATATACATTTGCCTTAGCATCGGCACGTATTTGCCGACTTTGCCGCAGTTTATCGGCTTGCCGTCGGCCTTGACGACGGGCAGTAGCGGTAGCGTCGCAGCTGAGATAAACACCTCGTCAGCTTCGTAAACGTCCTGCATCGTAAACGGTCGCTGTCTGATCTCTAGCCCCGCCTTCTGGGCAAAACCTAAGATCACTTTGCGGCGGATACCAGGCAAAATCTCGTTTGAGAGCGGTTTGGTTATCAGGACGTTATCTTTTATGATAAATGCCGACGAGCTAGTAGCCTCGGTCACAAAGCCGTTTTCGACCATAAAACCCTCGTAGGCGCCGGATTTTACGGCTTGTTCTTTAGCGTAGCACTGCGCCAAAAGCGAGATCGACTTGATGTCGCGGCGCTTCCAGCGGATATCCTCGACGCTAACGACCTCGATGCCGGTCGCGGCGTCAGGGTTTGCGACGATATCTTTTTCGTAGCAAAACACGAAACAAGTCGGCTTTAAGCCTTTTATAAATTTAAAATCCCTATCGGCGACGCCGCGGGTGATCTGCATATAAACGCCGCCTTCTTTTAGGTTGTTTCGCCAGACTACTTCCTCTAAAACTCCCTGAAAATCGCTCTTTGAAAGCGGCAAGCTTAGCTCGATCGCAGCCAAACTCCTCTCAAATCTCTCCCAAAAATCATCCCTATCCACGAGCCGTCCGTTTAGCACCGGTACGACCTCGTATATGCCGTCGCCAAAGATAAATCCGCGGTCAAATGCGCTAACTTTAGCCGCCGCAGCGTCTATAAATTCGCCGTTTAGATATACTA of Campylobacter showae contains these proteins:
- a CDS encoding M15 family metallopeptidase — protein: MKFYKFIFSVATALAMLGGCASSKDTPGAVNLEGQGANTAPAYDMPEESLDENLGHISYLKFDVDQNVNALPILPFEAQSSGETLLQKRFNSLDLKAPSTTAKDAFWALDYYKNTSKRQYYFSNMRKIPNEWFEKVRKNASVESFGKVSLPAVTTANARLRNIPTDEAVLYNPARAGEGLPFDYAQLSFVSIGYPLYVSHFSADGAWAFVGSDNVWAWIKSTEIKILSAEAVQELKNSKFLSVIKDEEPVYDKNGNFLFYGRIGAILPFQSEDQFKFYGKIQTQSGLKNYEISKQSASRFPLKFSDENVRALASSLLGQSYGWGGFGGKRDCSLFLQDFLGSFGVWLPRNSKAQGQIGKVVSLANLSAEEKLRVIKTQAVPYRTLFHMNGHIMLYAGLRGDEPLAVHDVWGIRTKDNGRAMIGGVAITTLKIGSDVAGIDPKRLLVSRINSMNTFEVASGEEASRAKKSAIEKAYGVKIVGNEVIFADGAKIKFDDGEAKDTAHLLNLADVEDTFAQPYLLFKPLALPSNDAGRYRNYELLDKIYGASEAEVKANLTDVVWLKNHGGKTFKFNSKNGAAAALQAVSNELDALALQKPELLKFLDNPSGTFNWRVIEGTKRKSTHSYGIAIDINTDKSDYWRWSKDGSYRNQIPEEIVRVFEKHGFIWGGRWVSFDTMHFEYRPEFGHLR
- a CDS encoding DUF523 domain-containing protein, with translation MKNKPKILISACLLGENCKYNGGNNADAICVGKLAKLRQIYELIAVCPEYLGGLTTPREPAEICSNGRVLTKFSGRDVTREFLLGARICADIASKNGCKIAILKERSPSCGSGGIYDGSFTGRLVSGDGLTAAALKNLGVRIVGESALAELNLEKEAQNGQMDKR
- a CDS encoding D-amino-acid transaminase produces the protein MNGIVYLNGEFIDAAAAKVSAFDRGFIFGDGIYEVVPVLNGRLVDRDDFWERFERSLAAIELSLPLSKSDFQGVLEEVVWRNNLKEGGVYMQITRGVADRDFKFIKGLKPTCFVFCYEKDIVANPDAATGIEVVSVEDIRWKRRDIKSISLLAQCYAKEQAVKSGAYEGFMVENGFVTEATSSSAFIIKDNVLITKPLSNEILPGIRRKVILGFAQKAGLEIRQRPFTMQDVYEADEVFISAATLPLLPVVKADGKPINCGKVGKYVPMLRQMYIDKIKKEAGL